The proteins below are encoded in one region of Streptomyces cyanogenus:
- the hmgA gene encoding homogentisate 1,2-dioxygenase, translated as MSGDARKTAEGLAYLTGFGNEHASEAVPGALPEGRNSPQRAPLGLYAEQLSGTAFTEPRAHNRRSWLYRIRPSAAHPAFTRTDNGALRTAPFTETVPDPNRLRWNPLPEPPDGTDFLAGLWTLGGNGDATQRTGVAVHLYHANASMERVFSDADGELLIVPERGGLLLHTEFGRLHVEPAHVALIPRGVRFRVELLDESARGYVCENYGAPFRLPDLGPIGANGLANPRDFCAPVAAYEDVEGPVEVVNKFCGNLWTATYDHSPLDVVAWHGNHVPYVYDLRRFNVIGTISYDHPDPSIFTVLTSPSDTPGLAGVDFVVFAPRWLVGEDTFRPPYFHRNVMSEYMGLIEGAYDAKAEGFVPGGGSLHNMMSAHGPDRETFDRASAAELRPQRIDDGLAFMFETRWPVTLTPHAAGAEHLQQRYDDVWQGLERHFRG; from the coding sequence ATGAGCGGGGACGCACGGAAGACCGCCGAGGGGCTGGCCTATCTGACCGGGTTCGGCAACGAACACGCCTCGGAGGCGGTGCCGGGCGCCCTGCCCGAGGGCCGCAACTCGCCGCAGCGCGCGCCGCTCGGCCTGTACGCCGAGCAGCTGAGCGGTACGGCGTTCACGGAGCCGCGGGCCCACAACCGCCGCTCCTGGCTGTACCGCATCCGCCCGTCGGCCGCGCACCCGGCGTTCACCCGCACCGACAACGGTGCCCTGCGCACGGCCCCCTTCACCGAGACCGTGCCCGACCCCAACCGGCTGCGCTGGAACCCGCTGCCGGAGCCCCCGGACGGCACCGACTTCCTCGCCGGCCTGTGGACCCTGGGCGGCAACGGCGACGCCACCCAGCGCACCGGCGTGGCCGTGCACCTCTACCACGCCAACGCCTCGATGGAGCGGGTCTTCTCCGACGCCGACGGCGAGTTGCTCATCGTGCCCGAGCGGGGCGGACTGCTGCTGCACACCGAGTTCGGCCGGCTCCATGTGGAACCCGCCCATGTCGCCCTGATCCCGCGTGGGGTGCGCTTCCGTGTGGAGCTCCTGGACGAGTCCGCCCGCGGCTATGTCTGCGAGAACTACGGGGCGCCGTTCCGGCTGCCCGACCTCGGCCCGATCGGCGCCAACGGGCTCGCGAACCCGCGGGACTTTTGCGCTCCGGTCGCGGCGTACGAGGACGTCGAGGGCCCGGTGGAGGTGGTGAACAAGTTCTGCGGCAACCTGTGGACGGCCACCTACGACCACAGCCCCCTGGACGTGGTCGCCTGGCACGGCAACCATGTGCCGTACGTCTATGACCTGCGCCGGTTCAATGTCATCGGCACCATCTCCTACGACCACCCCGACCCGTCCATCTTCACCGTGCTGACCTCGCCGTCGGACACCCCGGGCCTGGCCGGCGTGGACTTCGTGGTCTTCGCGCCGCGCTGGCTGGTGGGCGAGGACACCTTCCGGCCGCCGTACTTCCACCGGAACGTGATGAGCGAGTACATGGGCCTGATCGAGGGCGCGTACGACGCCAAGGCCGAGGGCTTCGTGCCCGGCGGCGGTTCGCTGCACAACATGATGTCGGCGCACGGCCCGGACCGGGAGACGTTCGACAGGGCGAGCGCGGCCGAGCTGCGGCCGCAGAGGATCGACGACGGGCTCGCCTTCATGTTCGAGACCCGCTGGCCGGTGACCCTCACCCCGCACGCGGCCGGCGCCGAGCACCTCCAGCAGCGCTACGACGACGTGTGGCAGGGACTGGAGCGGCACTTCCGGGGGTGA
- a CDS encoding GntR family transcriptional regulator, producing MTSFAPDSIVLNRKLPLWYQVSQSLRASILGRSPQDPLRLPTEEQLAEHYGVSVLTMRQALKELEDEGLISRHRRRGTFIEPDVRRGAPVRLLGSVDAIVAQQSGMTTELLGHGRVPVPAGLAEHFPDLAEVAAYHRLRSDEKTGEPTNHAVNHIRPELAEHVDLDDLVRWPMTKVLRDLVKADISRITDTVEARLADPETARLLQVPLLSPILHYTGVTYDTEGRVLDVAVIHYRGDRFSFTVTLDA from the coding sequence GTGACCTCCTTCGCTCCGGATTCGATCGTCCTGAACCGCAAGCTGCCGCTGTGGTACCAGGTGTCGCAGTCGCTGCGCGCCTCCATACTGGGCCGCTCGCCCCAGGACCCGCTGCGCCTGCCCACCGAGGAACAGCTGGCGGAGCACTACGGCGTGAGCGTGCTGACCATGCGGCAGGCGCTGAAGGAGCTGGAGGACGAGGGTCTGATCAGCCGCCACCGGCGGCGCGGCACGTTCATCGAACCCGACGTCCGGCGCGGGGCCCCGGTCCGGCTGCTGGGCTCGGTGGACGCGATCGTGGCCCAGCAGTCCGGGATGACGACCGAACTGCTCGGCCACGGCCGGGTGCCGGTGCCGGCCGGGCTCGCCGAGCACTTCCCGGACCTCGCGGAGGTGGCGGCGTACCACCGGCTGCGCAGCGACGAGAAGACCGGCGAGCCGACCAACCACGCCGTCAACCACATCCGTCCCGAACTGGCCGAGCACGTCGACCTGGACGACCTGGTCCGCTGGCCGATGACCAAGGTGCTGCGGGACCTGGTGAAAGCGGACATCAGCCGGATCACGGACACGGTGGAGGCGCGGCTCGCGGACCCGGAGACGGCCCGGCTGCTCCAGGTCCCGCTGCTCAGCCCGATCCTGCACTACACGGGCGTGACGTACGACACCGAGGGCCGGGTGCTGGACGTGGCGGTCATCCACTACCGGGGCGACCGCTTCTCGTTCACGGTCACCCTCGACGCGTGA
- a CDS encoding type ISP restriction/modification enzyme → MPCVTHDDAPLLADLMPWSVAPLRPGRAWPSAPDAASLRARWDALLKAEGPDRERLFEPTRARTLRSAVAQLPGQSTGTERLARAEGRCAEPVRVLAAAFDEQWLIPDHRLLDAARPELWRVADARQVFTVETGDADGPLLATPHLPVLRTGRVRPLYRRPGGTEPNLSPGLLDHLSARLGARPSAPDVLAWILATVRPDLTVPLTEDPGLWAAGVDVGRRTLWLMLRDGERPKLPGGRRPYVRAPLPSRPAGLHYDRDEETLHLDEGRISPVPPAAWDYEVAGTRVLESWLAVRTAPAEPGTLTAIRPAAWPQTWTSELLELITVLALLAEVRPLRAGLEMRSPVTAAELRQAGVLPAPEASRRPASVLDHHEEGPEGQFALL, encoded by the coding sequence ATGCCGTGCGTGACGCACGACGACGCTCCGCTGCTGGCGGACCTCATGCCGTGGTCCGTCGCACCGTTGCGGCCGGGCCGCGCCTGGCCGTCGGCGCCCGATGCGGCCTCGCTCAGGGCCCGCTGGGACGCCCTGCTGAAGGCCGAGGGGCCGGACCGGGAGCGCCTGTTCGAGCCGACCCGCGCCCGCACGCTCCGGTCGGCGGTGGCGCAGTTGCCCGGGCAGTCCACCGGTACGGAGCGGCTGGCGCGCGCGGAGGGGCGCTGTGCGGAGCCCGTGCGGGTCCTGGCCGCCGCCTTCGACGAGCAGTGGCTGATCCCGGACCACCGGCTGCTGGACGCGGCCCGTCCGGAGCTGTGGCGGGTGGCGGACGCGCGGCAGGTGTTCACCGTGGAGACGGGCGACGCAGACGGCCCGCTGCTGGCCACTCCGCACCTGCCGGTGCTGCGCACCGGCCGCGTCCGCCCGCTGTACCGCCGCCCCGGCGGCACGGAACCGAACCTGTCCCCCGGTCTGCTGGACCACCTGTCGGCCCGGCTGGGCGCACGGCCCTCGGCGCCGGACGTGCTGGCCTGGATCCTGGCGACGGTCCGCCCGGACCTCACCGTCCCGCTCACCGAGGACCCCGGCCTGTGGGCCGCCGGTGTGGACGTGGGCCGCCGGACGCTGTGGCTGATGCTCCGCGACGGCGAGCGCCCCAAGCTGCCGGGCGGCCGGCGCCCGTACGTCCGCGCGCCGCTGCCGAGCCGGCCCGCCGGCCTGCACTACGACCGTGACGAGGAGACCCTGCACCTGGACGAGGGCCGCATCTCCCCCGTCCCGCCCGCGGCCTGGGACTACGAGGTGGCCGGAACCCGGGTCCTGGAGAGCTGGCTGGCGGTCCGGACCGCACCGGCCGAGCCGGGCACACTGACCGCGATCCGCCCGGCGGCCTGGCCGCAGACGTGGACCTCGGAACTGCTGGAGCTGATCACCGTCCTCGCCCTGCTGGCGGAAGTGCGGCCGCTGCGGGCCGGGTTGGAGATGCGGTCACCGGTCACGGCGGCCGAGCTGCGGCAGGCCGGCGTCCTGCCGGCGCCGGAGGCGTCCCGCCGCCCCGCCTCGGTCCTCGACCACCACGAGGAGGGCCCGGAGGGACAGTTCGCGCTGCTCTAA
- a CDS encoding nucleotidyltransferase domain-containing protein — translation MNQERAGRQLALIEEVVEAARAGGIPLWLRGGWAMDFFLGEVTREHGDIDWFARAKDAEPLAGTLVRLGHTPVPGPPAGLQLDFVKDGLESSFTLVGTDAAGRVTVAGGPWAGTPWPEGLLGAESEPWRCRSSIRASRSRSSA, via the coding sequence GTGAACCAGGAGCGTGCCGGACGCCAACTGGCCCTGATCGAAGAGGTGGTCGAGGCCGCCCGGGCCGGCGGCATCCCGCTCTGGCTGCGCGGCGGCTGGGCCATGGACTTCTTCCTGGGCGAGGTCACCCGGGAGCACGGGGACATCGACTGGTTCGCCCGGGCGAAGGACGCGGAACCGCTCGCCGGCACCCTGGTCCGGCTCGGCCACACCCCGGTGCCCGGGCCGCCCGCCGGCCTCCAGCTCGACTTCGTGAAGGACGGCCTGGAGAGCAGCTTCACCCTCGTCGGCACGGACGCGGCGGGCCGGGTGACCGTCGCCGGCGGGCCCTGGGCCGGCACGCCCTGGCCGGAGGGCCTGCTCGGTGCGGAGTCGGAGCCCTGGAGGTGCCGATCGTCGATCCGCGCGTCCAGATCGAGATCAAGCGCATGA
- a CDS encoding TetR/AcrR family transcriptional regulator has protein sequence MAVRGAVPEVIWARPERTGRGPRPAYTRDDIAAAAVRIADARGLDAVSMRHVAAELGCGTMSLYNYVPRKEDLYELMVDAAGAEHAPWEPSGDWRADMRRVAGQTRELMHRHPWLPRLMSPVYGFSPNALRYLEHCLACLDPLDAAYGTKLELIAMLNGVVTMYVRNELDTAERARALPWSPDEEHAVRIAYLSSQVATGAYPRMAAAFAEDPGPIDLEAVFARTVERVLDSFDRERRSR, from the coding sequence ATGGCAGTCCGAGGGGCCGTCCCCGAGGTGATCTGGGCGCGCCCCGAGCGCACCGGCCGGGGCCCGAGACCGGCGTACACGCGCGACGACATCGCCGCCGCGGCCGTCCGGATCGCCGACGCGCGGGGGCTCGACGCGGTGTCGATGCGGCACGTCGCGGCCGAGCTGGGCTGCGGCACCATGTCGCTGTACAACTACGTCCCCCGTAAGGAGGACCTGTACGAGCTGATGGTGGACGCGGCCGGCGCCGAGCACGCCCCGTGGGAGCCGAGCGGGGACTGGCGGGCCGACATGCGCCGCGTGGCCGGGCAGACGCGCGAGCTGATGCACCGCCACCCCTGGCTGCCGCGCCTGATGTCCCCCGTGTACGGCTTCAGCCCGAACGCCCTGCGCTACCTGGAGCACTGCCTGGCCTGCCTGGACCCGCTGGACGCGGCGTACGGCACCAAGCTGGAGCTGATCGCGATGCTCAACGGCGTCGTGACGATGTACGTCCGCAACGAACTCGACACCGCCGAGCGGGCCCGTGCCCTGCCGTGGTCGCCGGACGAGGAGCACGCGGTCCGCATCGCCTACCTGAGCAGCCAGGTCGCCACCGGCGCCTACCCGCGCATGGCGGCGGCGTTCGCCGAGGACCCGGGGCCGATCGATCTGGAGGCGGTGTTCGCACGGACGGTGGAGCGGGTCCTCGACTCCTTCGACAGGGAGCGGCGGAGCCGGTGA
- a CDS encoding ATP-binding cassette domain-containing protein — translation MTTTYTVLSEGLEKRFGAVRALRGLDLAVAEGTVCGLLGPNGAGKTTAVRLLTTLLRPDGGSARIAGHDLVREAAAVRRRIGVTGQYASVDGDLTGRENLRLFARLHRVRGPAARADELLERFGLTEAADRKASAYSGGMRRRLDLAASLVRRPDVLFLDEPTTGLDPASRARVWQAVRELKADGTTVLLTTQYLEEADQLADDIALMDRGRVAHTGSPASLKALIGSQVEAVVADAGALTRAAAVLDRLTGREPVFDRERNAVGAVTTDPTLTLPRLVRELDAAGVPLLDAGIRPPTLDDVFLRLTGESADSEELAA, via the coding sequence ATGACTACTACGTACACCGTACTTAGTGAGGGTCTGGAGAAGCGCTTCGGCGCCGTGCGGGCCCTGCGCGGGCTGGATCTGGCGGTCGCCGAGGGCACGGTCTGCGGGCTGCTGGGGCCGAACGGGGCGGGGAAGACGACGGCGGTACGGCTGCTGACCACGCTGCTGCGCCCGGACGGGGGCTCGGCGCGGATCGCCGGGCACGACCTCGTGCGGGAGGCGGCGGCCGTGCGCCGCCGGATCGGGGTCACCGGGCAGTACGCCTCGGTCGACGGGGACCTCACCGGCCGGGAGAACCTCCGGCTGTTCGCCCGGCTGCACCGGGTGCGCGGGCCGGCCGCCCGGGCCGACGAGCTGCTGGAGCGCTTCGGTCTGACCGAGGCGGCGGACCGGAAGGCGTCGGCGTACTCGGGCGGCATGCGGCGTCGGCTGGACCTCGCCGCGAGCCTGGTCCGCCGTCCCGACGTGCTCTTCCTGGACGAGCCGACCACCGGACTCGACCCGGCCAGCCGGGCCCGCGTCTGGCAGGCCGTGCGCGAGCTGAAGGCGGACGGCACGACGGTGCTGCTGACCACGCAGTACCTGGAGGAGGCCGACCAGCTCGCCGACGACATCGCCCTGATGGACCGGGGCCGGGTCGCCCACACGGGTTCCCCGGCCTCGCTCAAGGCGCTCATCGGCTCGCAGGTGGAGGCGGTGGTCGCGGACGCCGGCGCGCTGACCCGGGCGGCGGCCGTGCTCGACCGGCTGACCGGGAGGGAGCCGGTGTTCGACCGCGAGCGGAACGCGGTCGGCGCGGTCACCACCGACCCGACGCTGACCCTGCCCCGCCTGGTGCGCGAACTGGACGCGGCCGGCGTGCCGCTGCTGGACGCGGGCATCCGGCCGCCCACCCTCGACGACGTCTTCCTGCGGCTCACCGGTGAGTCCGCCGACAGCGAGGAGCTCGCCGCATGA
- a CDS encoding ABC transporter permease: MSAFAYDGLAMAGRKLRRVRNSPGLAVLTQLMPVNMLLFFGYVFGSALAMPGREYRSFLVPGLLVATAAGGLMTGMFQAAQDTHRGVTDRFRTMPVSRAAVPLGQAVADLVVTAVGTVPLLLTGLAVGWRIEGSAAGAVGAVGLLLLFRFACTCAGIFLGLLSRSEDAAGQLGASSFVLPLLSNAYIPTGNLPGWLRALAEWNPISAVTTALRDLFGNAPVPEGSAWPVAHPVAGSLLWSLVLIALFLPLAVGRYARAE; encoded by the coding sequence ATGAGCGCGTTCGCGTACGACGGGCTGGCGATGGCCGGCCGGAAGCTGCGCCGGGTCCGCAACAGCCCGGGACTGGCGGTCCTGACGCAGCTGATGCCGGTCAACATGCTGCTCTTCTTCGGCTACGTCTTCGGCAGCGCGCTGGCGATGCCCGGCCGCGAGTACCGCTCCTTCCTGGTGCCCGGGCTGCTCGTCGCGACGGCCGCCGGCGGGCTGATGACCGGCATGTTCCAGGCCGCCCAGGACACCCACCGGGGCGTGACGGACCGGTTCCGCACGATGCCGGTGAGCCGGGCCGCCGTGCCCCTCGGGCAGGCCGTCGCGGACCTCGTCGTCACGGCCGTCGGGACGGTGCCGCTGCTGCTGACCGGGCTCGCGGTGGGCTGGCGGATCGAGGGGTCCGCGGCCGGGGCCGTGGGTGCGGTGGGGCTGCTGCTGCTCTTCCGGTTCGCCTGCACCTGCGCCGGGATCTTCCTTGGCCTGCTGTCCCGCAGCGAGGACGCCGCCGGACAGCTCGGCGCATCCTCCTTCGTGCTGCCGTTGCTGTCGAACGCGTACATCCCGACCGGCAACCTGCCGGGCTGGCTGCGCGCGCTCGCCGAGTGGAACCCGATCAGCGCGGTCACCACGGCCCTGCGGGACCTCTTCGGCAACGCGCCCGTCCCGGAGGGCTCCGCCTGGCCGGTGGCCCACCCGGTCGCCGGGTCGCTGCTGTGGAGCCTGGTCCTGATCGCCCTGTTCCTGCCGCTCGCGGTGGGCAGGTACGCGCGGGCCGAGTGA
- a CDS encoding CaiB/BaiF CoA transferase family protein, with translation MDHLPLPLEGITVVAVEQAVSAPFATRQLADLGARVIKVERVDGGDFARGYDTAARGLASHFVWCNRGKESVALDLKDPRGLEVVRRLVADADVFVQNLAHGAAARLGLDAATLCAAHPRLIAVDISGYGGSGPYSGKRAYDMLVQCEAGLVSVTGTPEQPVKAGIPAADIAAAMYAFSGVLAALVRRGTTGRGGPVEVSMLEALAEWMGHPLHHALHGGEPPARTGLAHAVIAPYDAYPTADGGRVLLSVQNDREWRRLAEQVIGRPELGTDPAYATNAARVAHRERTDALVARALAALGTEEALARLEKAGIACARLRDLHELAEHPQLAARERWRQVGSPVGPLTALLPPITLPGGDEARMGDVPALGQHTGALLRAVGMTDDEIAALRRDGVAA, from the coding sequence ATGGATCACCTCCCGCTGCCCCTGGAGGGCATCACCGTCGTCGCCGTCGAGCAGGCCGTGTCCGCGCCCTTCGCGACCCGGCAGCTCGCCGACCTGGGCGCCCGCGTCATCAAGGTGGAGCGGGTCGACGGCGGCGACTTCGCGCGCGGCTACGACACGGCGGCCCGCGGTCTCGCCTCGCACTTCGTGTGGTGCAACCGGGGCAAGGAGTCCGTCGCGCTGGACCTGAAGGACCCGCGCGGTCTGGAGGTCGTACGGCGGCTGGTGGCGGACGCGGACGTGTTCGTGCAGAACCTCGCGCACGGCGCCGCCGCCCGGCTCGGCCTGGACGCGGCCACACTGTGCGCCGCGCACCCCCGGCTGATCGCCGTGGACATCTCGGGCTACGGCGGCTCGGGGCCGTACTCCGGCAAGCGGGCGTACGACATGCTCGTGCAGTGCGAGGCGGGGCTGGTGTCGGTGACCGGGACGCCGGAGCAGCCGGTGAAGGCGGGCATCCCGGCGGCGGACATCGCGGCGGCCATGTACGCGTTCTCCGGTGTGCTGGCCGCGCTCGTGCGGCGCGGCACGACCGGGCGGGGCGGGCCGGTGGAGGTGTCCATGCTGGAGGCGCTCGCCGAGTGGATGGGCCATCCGCTGCACCACGCGCTGCACGGCGGCGAACCGCCGGCCCGCACCGGGCTCGCGCACGCGGTGATCGCGCCGTACGACGCCTACCCGACGGCGGACGGCGGGCGGGTGCTGCTGTCGGTGCAGAACGACCGGGAGTGGCGGCGGCTGGCCGAACAGGTCATAGGCCGCCCCGAACTGGGCACCGACCCGGCGTACGCGACGAATGCCGCGCGGGTGGCACACCGGGAGCGGACCGATGCCCTGGTCGCCCGGGCGCTGGCGGCACTGGGGACCGAGGAGGCGCTGGCCCGGCTGGAGAAGGCGGGCATCGCCTGTGCGCGGCTGCGGGACCTGCACGAGCTGGCGGAGCATCCGCAGCTGGCGGCCCGGGAGCGGTGGCGTCAGGTGGGCTCGCCGGTCGGGCCGCTGACGGCACTGCTGCCCCCCATCACGCTGCCGGGCGGGGACGAGGCACGGATGGGTGATGTGCCCGCACTCGGCCAGCACACCGGAGCGCTGCTGCGTGCCGTGGGGATGACGGACGACGAGATCGCAGCGCTGCGCCGGGACGGTGTGGCGGCCTGA
- a CDS encoding anti-sigma factor yields the protein MSILGKLLRREDLHSLAAPYALDALEPGERRRFEKHLAGCDRCTAEVRELAEDAVRLAWSTAAPAPAALRDRVLSAVRSTPQEPARGRTAARAQAPGREHAPVLPPHVWGTQPPPGRARTARRRPLFAPFATVTAAAALVVASLFAVQAHRTEDRLTAERARAREIAHVLAAPDARAASSEDARGRSIGVIASASEREAVVTLSGYGTPPGGRVHQLWLMRPRVQPRSLGLLAGDTPLVAKGLDTSSSSLAVTVEPDGGSAQPTGQPVVQLTLKSVGFGE from the coding sequence ATGAGCATCCTCGGCAAGCTGCTGCGCCGCGAGGACCTGCACTCCCTGGCCGCGCCCTACGCGCTCGACGCGCTCGAGCCGGGCGAGCGGCGCCGCTTCGAGAAACACCTGGCGGGCTGCGACCGCTGCACCGCCGAGGTGCGGGAGCTGGCCGAGGACGCGGTCCGGCTCGCCTGGTCCACGGCGGCCCCGGCACCCGCCGCGCTGCGCGACCGGGTCCTGTCCGCCGTCCGCAGCACCCCGCAGGAGCCGGCCCGCGGCCGCACGGCCGCGCGGGCGCAGGCGCCGGGCCGGGAGCACGCCCCCGTGCTGCCGCCGCACGTCTGGGGCACCCAGCCCCCGCCGGGACGCGCCCGTACGGCCCGCAGACGCCCCCTGTTCGCCCCGTTCGCCACGGTCACCGCCGCCGCGGCCCTCGTCGTCGCCTCCCTCTTCGCGGTCCAGGCGCACCGCACCGAGGACCGGCTCACCGCCGAACGGGCCCGGGCACGTGAGATCGCCCACGTTCTGGCCGCTCCGGACGCCCGCGCCGCGAGCAGCGAGGACGCCCGGGGCCGCAGTATCGGAGTAATCGCTTCCGCCTCCGAGCGGGAGGCCGTCGTCACCCTCAGCGGATACGGCACCCCGCCCGGCGGGCGCGTACACCAGCTCTGGCTCATGCGCCCCCGGGTCCAGCCGCGCTCCCTGGGGCTCCTCGCGGGCGACACGCCCCTGGTCGCGAAGGGCCTCGACACCTCCTCCTCGTCACTCGCCGTAACCGTCGAGCCTGACGGAGGGTCAGCGCAGCCCACCGGGCAGCCGGTTGTCCAACTCACCCTGAAATCGGTCGGATTCGGAGAGTAG
- a CDS encoding sigma-70 family RNA polymerase sigma factor, translating to MQADELLVLVAGGDQRAFEELYGLVSGPVYGLVRRVVRDPAQSEEVAQEVLLELWRSAARFDPGRGSALSWILTLAHRRAVDRVRSARAAGEREQREALRAGEPAFDQVAEEVEAGLEREWVRRCLNRLTALQRQSVTLAYYDGYTYREVAERLSLPLGTVKTRMRDGLARLRQCLGGTV from the coding sequence ATGCAGGCGGACGAGCTGCTGGTGCTCGTGGCGGGCGGCGACCAGCGGGCCTTCGAGGAGCTGTACGGACTGGTGTCCGGCCCGGTGTACGGGCTGGTGCGCCGGGTGGTGCGCGATCCCGCCCAGTCCGAGGAGGTCGCCCAGGAGGTGCTGCTCGAACTGTGGCGCTCCGCAGCCCGCTTCGACCCCGGCCGGGGCAGTGCCCTGTCGTGGATCCTCACCCTCGCCCACCGCCGCGCCGTCGACCGGGTGCGCAGCGCCCGCGCGGCCGGGGAACGCGAGCAGCGCGAGGCCCTGCGCGCCGGGGAACCCGCGTTCGACCAGGTCGCCGAGGAGGTCGAGGCCGGCCTGGAACGCGAGTGGGTGCGCCGCTGCCTGAACCGGCTCACGGCCCTGCAACGCCAGTCGGTGACCCTCGCCTACTACGACGGGTACACCTACCGTGAGGTGGCCGAGCGGCTGTCGCTGCCGCTGGGCACGGTCAAGACGCGGATGCGCGACGGGCTCGCCCGGCTGCGCCAGTGCCTGGGGGGCACCGTATGA
- a CDS encoding DUF4331 domain-containing protein: protein MTPLFSRGALSGRAFSGRGTGRTGLVTLICGALAAGGLTAAGVATLAPGAASASSHREAPLISGTPQYDNTDLYAFVSPDKPDTTTIVANWIPFEEPAGGPNFYTFADDAQYDLHVDNNGDAQGELVFRYTFKTHTKNGDTFLYNTGPVTSLDDPDLNITQTYDIDLIKLRHGHEMSKTKLADDVPVAPSNVGKASMPDYGKLRAQAVYKTAGGAATFAGQADDPFFADLRVFDLLYGGNLTEVGRDTLKGYNVNTIALQVPNDLIRESSHQPVVGIWSTAQRRNAQGYYSQVSRLGNPLVNEVVNPQKDKDKFNASQPAYDGQFLKNVTNPELPKLIESIYKIKAPAEPRNDLVDVFLKGVKGLNQPPHVTPSEELRLNTSIKPSMHPKRLGVLDGDNAGFPNGRRLSDDVIDAALQVVEGELVGSKNDLGDAVDKNDRKFEHYFPYVAQPTAGSRGRLAKGTTAGTDVRSQLGDALQPAGSASGGSGNTMLIAASAASGAAGILLIGTAFAWWRRRLQRPY from the coding sequence ATGACACCTCTCTTCTCCAGGGGCGCCCTCTCCGGGAGGGCGTTCTCCGGGCGCGGCACGGGACGCACCGGACTGGTCACGCTCATCTGCGGCGCACTGGCCGCCGGAGGGCTCACGGCCGCCGGCGTCGCCACCCTGGCACCCGGGGCGGCCTCCGCCTCCTCCCACCGTGAGGCCCCGCTGATCTCGGGCACCCCGCAGTACGACAACACCGACCTGTACGCGTTCGTCAGCCCGGACAAGCCCGACACGACGACGATCGTGGCGAACTGGATCCCGTTCGAGGAGCCGGCCGGCGGACCGAACTTCTACACGTTCGCCGACGACGCCCAGTACGACCTGCACGTCGACAACAACGGTGACGCGCAGGGCGAGTTGGTGTTCCGCTACACCTTCAAGACCCACACGAAGAACGGCGACACGTTCCTCTACAACACCGGTCCGGTCACCAGCCTGGACGACCCCGACCTCAACATCACACAGACGTACGACATCGACCTGATCAAGCTCAGGCACGGGCACGAGATGTCGAAGACCAAGCTGGCCGACGACGTGCCGGTGGCGCCGTCGAACGTCGGCAAGGCGTCCATGCCGGACTACGGCAAGCTGCGCGCGCAGGCGGTGTACAAGACGGCGGGTGGCGCCGCGACCTTCGCCGGCCAGGCAGACGACCCGTTCTTCGCGGACCTGCGCGTCTTCGACCTGCTGTACGGCGGGAACCTCACCGAGGTCGGCCGGGACACCCTCAAGGGCTACAACGTCAACACGATCGCCCTCCAGGTGCCGAACGACCTGATCCGCGAGTCGTCCCACCAGCCGGTCGTCGGCATCTGGTCGACGGCGCAGCGCCGCAACGCGCAGGGCTACTACAGCCAGGTCTCGCGCCTGGGCAACCCGCTGGTCAACGAGGTCGTCAACCCGCAGAAGGACAAGGACAAGTTCAACGCCTCGCAGCCGGCGTACGACGGGCAGTTCCTGAAGAACGTCACCAACCCCGAGCTGCCCAAGCTGATCGAGTCCATCTACAAGATCAAGGCGCCGGCGGAGCCGCGCAACGACCTGGTCGACGTCTTCCTCAAGGGCGTCAAGGGCCTCAACCAGCCGCCGCACGTGACCCCTTCGGAGGAGCTGCGGCTGAACACCTCGATCAAGCCGAGCATGCACCCGAAGCGGCTCGGTGTGCTGGACGGCGACAACGCGGGCTTCCCGAACGGCCGCCGGCTGAGCGACGACGTGATCGACGCGGCGCTCCAGGTCGTCGAGGGCGAACTGGTCGGCTCCAAGAACGACCTCGGTGACGCGGTCGACAAGAACGACAGGAAGTTCGAGCACTACTTCCCGTACGTCGCCCAGCCCACGGCCGGTTCGCGCGGCCGGCTCGCCAAGGGCACGACGGCGGGGACCGATGTGCGCAGCCAGCTCGGGGACGCCCTCCAGCCGGCCGGGTCCGCCTCCGGCGGCTCCGGGAACACCATGCTGATCGCCGCCTCGGCGGCCTCCGGCGCGGCCGGGATCCTGCTGATCGGCACCGCCTTCGCGTGGTGGCGCCGGCGCCTGCAGCGCCCGTACTGA